One region of Jonesiaceae bacterium BS-20 genomic DNA includes:
- a CDS encoding ABC transporter ATP-binding protein, with product MIKVTNLRKAYGGVRACDDLSLSFEQGTTTAVVGPNGAGKSTLVQLLSGVVLPDQGRIELAGRDVTRMPSTQRYSLGMVRTFQTARVFPGLNVFESVLIGAYNGLLYQDRPYGLAGTMRDATASLLQLPSWRSRRDEAEEQARETIALFGERLLPRMEHFTYSLSYANRRRVEIARALASRPKVLILDEPTAGMNPTETEELATILESYKTDHPELTVVIIEHKMNVVRRMSKRVVVMDSGQLIADGTPDEALNDPKVIEAYLGTGGQGAA from the coding sequence ATGATCAAGGTAACAAACCTACGTAAAGCCTACGGCGGAGTTAGAGCCTGCGATGACTTGAGCTTGTCCTTCGAGCAAGGCACCACTACGGCGGTGGTTGGCCCGAACGGAGCCGGTAAGTCAACACTGGTGCAACTGCTTTCGGGGGTCGTCCTACCAGATCAAGGGCGAATTGAACTTGCGGGAAGAGACGTTACCCGGATGCCTTCAACCCAACGCTATTCCCTTGGGATGGTCCGAACGTTCCAGACAGCGCGAGTTTTTCCTGGGCTCAATGTGTTTGAAAGCGTATTGATTGGTGCGTACAACGGATTGCTCTACCAAGATCGTCCTTACGGTCTTGCTGGAACTATGCGCGATGCTACAGCCTCGCTTCTGCAGCTACCATCATGGCGCTCGAGGAGAGACGAAGCGGAAGAGCAAGCACGGGAAACGATCGCTCTCTTTGGAGAGCGACTGCTTCCACGCATGGAGCACTTTACTTACAGCCTGTCGTACGCAAATAGGCGTCGAGTAGAGATCGCACGTGCGCTGGCAAGCCGACCAAAGGTTCTCATACTTGATGAACCAACGGCAGGTATGAACCCGACGGAAACTGAAGAGCTAGCGACCATCTTGGAGAGCTACAAGACAGACCATCCAGAACTGACCGTTGTCATCATCGAGCACAAGATGAATGTAGTTCGCCGCATGAGTAAGAGAGTTGTGGTTATGGACTCTGGGCAACTTATCGCGGATGGAACTCCTGATGAGGCCCTTAACGATCCAAAGGTTATCGAAGCGTATCTAGGAACTGGAGGCCAGGGTGCTGCTTAG
- a CDS encoding ABC transporter ATP-binding protein — MLLSLQEIDVFYGPVQALHAVTVEVAEGEVVAVLGGNASGKSTTIKAALRLVKATKGKVLLDGEDLAKKTTPDVIASGIASIPESRRLFSEMTVEENVLMGLYSQRRKLGRREVKSRLEEAIDQFPRVQERLSQVAGTLSGGEQQMVAMARALIQRPRIIVIDEPSMGLSPAYVDVVYELLGEWKKKGTTMLIVEQSANQSLALADRAYVLQNGAVVLEGTSADLRSDPKIKAAYLGGV; from the coding sequence GTGCTGCTTAGTCTGCAAGAGATTGACGTTTTTTACGGACCGGTTCAGGCCCTGCACGCCGTGACCGTAGAGGTGGCGGAGGGGGAAGTCGTTGCCGTCTTGGGAGGCAATGCGTCAGGTAAATCGACGACAATCAAGGCCGCCTTACGTCTAGTAAAAGCGACGAAGGGCAAGGTGCTATTGGACGGTGAAGACCTAGCCAAGAAGACGACACCTGACGTCATAGCTTCCGGCATCGCGTCTATTCCTGAGTCAAGGCGACTTTTCTCGGAGATGACCGTTGAAGAAAATGTCCTGATGGGGCTGTACTCCCAACGTCGCAAGTTGGGACGACGGGAAGTGAAGAGTCGCCTAGAAGAGGCAATCGATCAATTTCCTCGGGTCCAGGAACGGTTGAGTCAAGTAGCTGGAACACTTTCGGGTGGGGAGCAACAAATGGTAGCTATGGCTCGAGCCTTGATTCAGCGGCCTCGCATCATAGTCATTGACGAACCATCGATGGGGCTGTCACCAGCGTATGTAGACGTTGTCTATGAACTGTTGGGTGAATGGAAGAAGAAGGGGACGACAATGCTCATTGTTGAGCAAAGTGCGAATCAGTCCCTTGCATTGGCAGACCGTGCCTACGTGTTACAAAACGGTGCAGTTGTTCTAGAGGGAACCTCTGCAGATCTAAGATCAGATCCAAAAATCAAAGCAGCTTACCTTGGAGGAGTTTGA
- a CDS encoding uroporphyrinogen decarboxylase family protein produces the protein MEKMERFLTAARGEKVDTPPVGCWIHFGSALWEPELAAKVHIEFQNEYDWDYLKVMDDYRFPTAGNISEANDPSDLKAVGSPDLVYENFDKQKEVLKLIRAALPGVPLVDTVFSPFQTVIRTLGDTVVQMFKDNPDIAHEVLGNVSDRLVEFLNDTKDLAEGIHYSVNGASADWHGWGVTQQEFEDWIAPYDKKVLDAAAGRVRIMHVHGYDLTPTWVDEYPVEVMSWSHNQSQPTLEEVAGAGKFVPMGGLNEVGALYWPPSKVLANVMESRRKTGDKIIVAPGCTVHSDTPPSILKALVSAARMPLS, from the coding sequence ATGGAAAAAATGGAACGTTTTCTTACAGCAGCACGTGGTGAAAAAGTAGATACTCCGCCTGTGGGTTGTTGGATCCACTTTGGTAGCGCACTGTGGGAGCCGGAACTAGCCGCTAAGGTGCACATCGAATTCCAGAATGAGTATGACTGGGACTACTTAAAGGTCATGGATGACTACCGTTTTCCAACCGCAGGCAACATCTCGGAAGCTAATGATCCATCTGATCTGAAGGCAGTTGGATCGCCAGACTTGGTGTATGAGAACTTTGATAAGCAAAAAGAGGTTCTCAAACTCATCCGGGCTGCACTGCCAGGGGTGCCATTGGTTGATACGGTTTTCTCACCGTTTCAAACGGTGATTAGGACCCTCGGTGACACCGTTGTCCAGATGTTCAAAGACAATCCCGATATTGCGCATGAAGTGCTGGGTAACGTGTCAGATCGGCTCGTAGAGTTCTTGAACGACACGAAGGATCTGGCTGAAGGAATTCACTATTCGGTAAATGGGGCCTCAGCTGATTGGCACGGTTGGGGAGTCACCCAACAAGAGTTTGAAGACTGGATTGCGCCATATGACAAGAAGGTACTCGATGCCGCTGCCGGACGAGTCCGAATCATGCACGTTCACGGTTACGACCTCACTCCTACCTGGGTCGATGAATACCCCGTTGAGGTAATGAGCTGGTCACACAACCAGTCCCAGCCAACCCTTGAAGAAGTAGCGGGTGCTGGAAAGTTTGTACCAATGGGTGGACTCAATGAAGTAGGAGCTCTCTACTGGCCCCCAAGCAAAGTCTTGGCCAATGTAATGGAAAGCCGCCGCAAGACAGGCGACA